A window of the Flavobacterium sangjuense genome harbors these coding sequences:
- the sufC gene encoding Fe-S cluster assembly ATPase SufC: MLQIKNLHASVEDKDILKGINLTVNAGEVHAIMGPNGAGKSTLASIIAGNENYEVSEGEILLEGEDISELAPEERAHKGVFLSFQYPVEIPGVSVTNFMKTAINESRKANGIEEMPANEMLKLIREKSELLEIDRKFLSRSLNEGFSGGEKKRNEIFQMAMMQPKLAILDETDSGLDIDALRIVANGVNKLKSQDNAVVVITHYQRLLDYIIPDFVHVLMDGKIVKSGGKELAYELEEKGYDWIKAEMV, encoded by the coding sequence ATGTTGCAGATAAAAAATTTACACGCAAGTGTTGAAGACAAAGATATTTTAAAAGGAATCAACCTAACCGTTAATGCCGGAGAAGTTCACGCAATCATGGGACCAAATGGTGCCGGAAAAAGCACGCTCGCTTCCATCATTGCCGGAAATGAAAATTACGAAGTTTCAGAAGGAGAAATTCTTTTGGAAGGTGAAGATATTTCAGAATTGGCTCCGGAAGAGAGAGCACACAAAGGTGTTTTTCTTTCGTTTCAATATCCTGTAGAAATTCCGGGAGTTTCGGTTACGAACTTCATGAAAACAGCTATCAATGAAAGTCGTAAAGCCAACGGAATTGAAGAAATGCCGGCGAACGAAATGCTGAAATTAATCCGTGAGAAATCCGAATTATTGGAAATCGACCGTAAGTTCTTGTCGCGTTCGTTAAACGAAGGTTTTTCGGGTGGAGAAAAGAAACGTAACGAGATTTTCCAAATGGCAATGATGCAGCCAAAATTGGCAATTCTTGATGAAACGGATTCAGGTTTGGATATCGATGCGTTGAGAATTGTTGCCAATGGCGTAAACAAATTGAAAAGCCAGGACAATGCTGTGGTTGTAATTACGCATTACCAACGGTTGTTGGATTATATTATTCCGGATTTTGTTCACGTTTTGATGGATGGAAAAATAGTAAAATCGGGCGGAAAAGAACTAGCTTACGAATTAGAGGAAAAAGGATACGACTGGATTAAAGCGGAAATGGTATAA
- the sufB gene encoding Fe-S cluster assembly protein SufB yields MSKYTEDDLKIELENKEYEYGFYTDIESETFPIGLNEDIVRAISLKKEEPQWMTDWRIEAFRAWQEMIEPNWANVNYEKPDFQAISYYSAPKKVDPNKTLDDVDPELLEMYKKLGISLDEQKKMNNIAMDIVLDSVSVATTFKKTLNEKGIIFCSISEAIKEHPELVRKHLGTVVPQKDNFYAALNSAVFSDGSFCYIPKGVRCPMELSTYFRINQAGTGQFERTLLIADEGSYVSYLEGCTAPSRDENQLHAAVVELIAMEDAEIKYSTVQNWYPGNKEGKGGVFNFVTKRGLCEKKAKISWTQVETGSAITWKYPSVILKGDNSIGEFYSIAVTNNFQQADTGTKMVHLGKNTKSTIISKGISAGKSQNSYRGLVQISARADNARNFSQCDSLLMGNNCGAHTFPYIESKNSSAIIEHEATTSKIGEDQVFYCNQRGIPTEKAIALIVNGFSKDVLNKLPMEFAVEAQKLLEISLEGSVG; encoded by the coding sequence ATGTCAAAATATACTGAAGACGATTTAAAAATTGAACTCGAAAACAAGGAATACGAGTATGGGTTCTATACTGACATTGAGTCGGAGACGTTTCCTATTGGTTTAAACGAAGATATCGTTCGTGCCATTTCTTTGAAAAAAGAAGAACCTCAATGGATGACCGATTGGCGTATAGAAGCTTTTCGTGCCTGGCAGGAAATGATTGAGCCAAACTGGGCAAATGTGAATTATGAAAAACCAGACTTTCAGGCAATTTCCTATTATTCGGCACCAAAAAAAGTGGATCCAAATAAAACCTTGGATGATGTAGATCCGGAACTTTTAGAAATGTACAAAAAGCTCGGAATCTCATTAGACGAACAGAAAAAGATGAACAATATCGCAATGGATATCGTGCTCGATTCGGTTTCTGTGGCAACGACTTTCAAGAAAACGCTAAACGAAAAAGGGATTATTTTCTGCTCGATATCAGAAGCAATTAAAGAACATCCTGAATTAGTTAGAAAACATTTAGGAACCGTTGTTCCTCAAAAAGATAATTTCTATGCCGCTTTGAATTCGGCTGTTTTTTCGGACGGTTCATTCTGTTATATTCCAAAAGGTGTTCGTTGCCCAATGGAACTTTCAACCTATTTCCGAATCAATCAGGCCGGAACCGGACAATTTGAAAGAACGTTATTGATTGCCGATGAAGGCAGTTATGTTTCGTATCTGGAAGGTTGTACCGCGCCAAGTCGTGATGAAAATCAATTGCATGCTGCAGTTGTAGAACTAATCGCAATGGAAGATGCCGAAATTAAATATTCTACGGTTCAAAACTGGTATCCTGGAAACAAAGAAGGTAAGGGTGGTGTATTCAATTTTGTGACCAAAAGAGGTTTGTGCGAGAAAAAAGCAAAAATTTCATGGACGCAGGTTGAAACAGGTTCGGCCATTACCTGGAAATATCCTTCGGTTATTTTGAAAGGCGATAATTCAATTGGCGAATTCTATTCGATAGCAGTTACCAATAATTTCCAACAGGCCGATACCGGAACGAAGATGGTTCATTTGGGCAAAAACACCAAATCGACTATCATTTCAAAAGGAATTTCTGCAGGAAAATCACAAAACAGTTATAGAGGTTTGGTTCAGATAAGTGCCAGAGCAGACAATGCGCGTAACTTTTCGCAATGCGACTCGCTGTTGATGGGAAATAATTGTGGAGCTCACACTTTTCCGTATATCGAAAGCAAAAATTCATCCGCTATAATTGAACACGAAGCAACGACTTCAAAAATTGGAGAAGATCAGGTTTTCTATTGCAATCAGCGTGGAATTCCAACCGAAAAAGCCATAGCTTTAATCGTAAACGGTTTCAGTAAAGATGTATTGAATAAATTACCAATGGAGTTCGCTGTAGAAGCACAAAAATTACTTGAAATTTCACTTGAAGGTTCAGTAGGATAA
- a CDS encoding HesB/IscA family protein → MIKVSDDASKKIVSMMQEDGFDAAKDYVRVGVKSGGCSGLSYELKFDKELGENDKVFEDNHVKIAVEKKSFLYLAGTILEFSGGLNGKGFVFNNPNASRTCGCGESFSL, encoded by the coding sequence ATGATTAAAGTTTCTGATGATGCTAGTAAAAAAATCGTTTCGATGATGCAGGAAGACGGTTTTGACGCTGCCAAAGATTACGTTCGAGTAGGCGTAAAAAGTGGCGGTTGCTCGGGCTTGTCGTATGAATTGAAATTCGATAAAGAGCTGGGTGAAAACGATAAAGTTTTTGAAGATAATCACGTAAAAATAGCCGTGGAGAAAAAATCGTTTCTGTATTTGGCAGGAACAATTTTAGAATTTTCGGGCGGATTAAACGGAAAAGGATTTGTATTTAACAATCCAAACGCATCAAGAACCTGCGGATGCGGAGAGAGTTTTTCTCTATAA
- a CDS encoding MBL fold metallo-hydrolase has protein sequence MKIYPIEAGNFKLDGGAMFGVVPKTIWNKTNPADENNLIDIAARCMLIEDGNRLILIDTGMGNKQSEKFFGYYSLWGSHSLDKSLAKYGFHRDDVTDVFMTHLHFDHCGGSVNWNSDKTGYEVAFKNATFWTNENHWEWATKPNAREKASFLSENILPMQESRQLNFIKKPEGDYGISKEMDFGIFYVDGHTEKMMLPHIQYQGKTIVFCADLIPTAGHLPLPYVMGYDTRPLLTLPEKSKFLHSAVENNYYLWLEHDAHNEIITVENTEKGIRLKEVFRCEHILT, from the coding sequence ATGAAAATTTACCCAATAGAAGCCGGAAATTTTAAGCTCGATGGCGGCGCTATGTTTGGCGTTGTGCCCAAAACCATTTGGAACAAAACCAATCCGGCCGACGAGAATAATTTGATTGATATTGCGGCAAGATGCATGCTGATTGAAGATGGAAACCGACTGATTTTGATTGATACCGGAATGGGAAACAAACAATCGGAGAAATTTTTTGGTTATTATTCACTTTGGGGAAGTCATTCTTTGGACAAATCGTTGGCAAAATATGGCTTTCATCGCGATGATGTGACCGATGTTTTTATGACGCATTTGCATTTTGATCATTGTGGAGGAAGTGTGAATTGGAATTCAGACAAAACCGGTTACGAAGTAGCTTTCAAAAATGCTACCTTTTGGACAAATGAAAACCATTGGGAATGGGCAACCAAACCAAATGCTCGTGAAAAGGCTTCTTTTCTGTCAGAAAATATTTTACCAATGCAGGAAAGCAGACAACTTAATTTTATCAAAAAACCAGAAGGTGATTATGGGATTTCAAAAGAAATGGATTTTGGAATTTTTTATGTTGATGGCCATACCGAAAAAATGATGTTGCCTCACATTCAATATCAAGGAAAAACTATCGTTTTTTGCGCCGATTTGATTCCGACCGCAGGGCATTTGCCCTTGCCTTATGTTATGGGTTACGACACAAGGCCCCTTTTAACCTTACCTGAAAAATCTAAATTCCTACATTCCGCAGTTGAAAATAATTATTATTTGTGGTTGGAACACGATGCACATAACGAAATTATCACTGTTGAAAACACCGAAAAAGGTATCCGTTTGAAAGAAGTTTTCCGTTGTGAACATATCTTAACATAG
- a CDS encoding S8 family peptidase has protein sequence MKVLNFLLISMFSLTIFAQESTQPFAKKTPLTEQQLQRWSHLDLEKDTIPGMSVDKAYAELLKNKKGVKVIVAVVDSGVDTKHEDLKSVIWTNKKEIPNNGKDDDKNGYVDDVQGWNFLGDSNDENLEMVRILKKGDDGSEIYKNALADYTEKLQEANEAKETVDVLLKADKTVAEFLKNENYTLSELKDMSSVKFELYDSKRIMLSYATQKGATFHDDLKSYKTAVYDQLDYNLNKDFDARKLVGDNPEDINDRKYGNNVVYSKDRKDSLHGTHVAGIIAQVRNNSLGGDGVANNVEIMAVRAVPNGDEYDKDIALAIRYAVDNGAKVINGSFGKDYSPHAQWVYDAIKYAASKDVLIVHAAGNDSKNIDTEPNFPTDEVNGAEIADNLITIGALKNEIGEKVVARFSNYGKMNVDVFAPGVKIYATVPSNKYKYLQGTSMASPNAAGVAALIRSYYPNLKASQVKQILMQSGTPLAFDVKVGEKQEKIPFSEASASGKIVNAYNALKMAEEMSNTIKKEPKL, from the coding sequence ATGAAAGTTTTAAATTTTTTACTGATTTCAATGTTTTCATTGACAATCTTTGCACAAGAATCTACTCAACCCTTTGCTAAAAAAACTCCTTTAACAGAACAACAATTACAACGCTGGAGTCATCTTGATTTAGAAAAAGATACTATTCCGGGAATGAGCGTTGATAAAGCTTATGCCGAACTTTTAAAAAACAAAAAAGGCGTAAAAGTTATCGTTGCAGTTGTCGATTCAGGAGTTGATACTAAACACGAAGATTTGAAATCTGTTATTTGGACCAATAAAAAAGAAATTCCGAATAACGGAAAAGACGATGATAAAAACGGATATGTGGATGATGTTCAGGGATGGAATTTTCTAGGCGATTCAAATGATGAAAATCTGGAAATGGTTCGTATTCTGAAAAAAGGCGATGATGGTTCTGAAATCTACAAAAATGCCTTGGCTGATTACACCGAAAAACTTCAAGAAGCAAATGAAGCAAAAGAAACTGTAGATGTTTTATTAAAAGCCGATAAAACTGTTGCTGAATTTCTAAAAAATGAAAATTATACGCTTTCTGAATTAAAAGATATGTCTTCGGTTAAATTTGAATTATATGACAGCAAAAGAATAATGTTGTCTTATGCCACACAAAAAGGCGCTACTTTTCATGATGATTTAAAATCATACAAAACAGCTGTTTATGATCAATTAGATTATAATCTCAACAAAGATTTTGATGCAAGAAAATTGGTTGGTGATAACCCGGAAGATATTAATGATAGAAAGTATGGTAATAATGTAGTCTATTCTAAAGACAGAAAAGATTCTTTGCACGGAACGCACGTTGCCGGAATAATTGCTCAGGTTAGAAACAATAGTCTTGGTGGTGATGGTGTAGCGAATAATGTAGAAATTATGGCTGTTCGTGCTGTGCCAAATGGTGATGAGTATGACAAAGATATTGCTTTGGCTATTCGATATGCTGTGGATAATGGAGCCAAAGTTATTAATGGAAGTTTTGGAAAAGATTATTCTCCACATGCTCAGTGGGTTTATGATGCTATCAAATATGCCGCGAGTAAAGACGTTTTAATTGTTCACGCAGCAGGCAATGATTCCAAAAACATTGATACAGAACCTAACTTCCCAACTGACGAAGTAAACGGTGCTGAAATCGCAGACAACCTAATTACGATTGGTGCTTTAAAAAATGAAATTGGCGAAAAAGTGGTAGCTAGATTTTCAAATTATGGAAAAATGAATGTCGATGTTTTTGCGCCTGGCGTTAAAATTTACGCAACGGTTCCAAGCAACAAATACAAATACTTACAAGGAACATCAATGGCTTCACCAAATGCGGCCGGAGTTGCTGCTTTAATTCGTTCTTACTATCCAAATTTAAAAGCGTCTCAGGTAAAACAGATTTTAATGCAATCGGGAACACCTTTGGCTTTTGATGTGAAAGTTGGCGAGAAACAAGAAAAAATTCCTTTCTCAGAAGCAAGTGCTTCCGGAAAAATTGTCAATGCCTATAACGCCTTGAAAATGGCCGAGGAAATGTCGAACACAATTAAGAAAGAACCTAAATTGTAA
- a CDS encoding M1 family metallopeptidase, translating to MNNKFLFGFILLSISSSFAQSKGYWQQKADYTMDVSMDVKNYQYKGKQKLVYTNNSADTLSRVYYHLFNNAFQPGSEMDMRAQTIANPDARFVTKNKESRIAKLQPNEIGYLKISNFRQDGVSAVTKEVSTILEVTLAKPILPGKSTTLTLDFDGQVPVQIRRSGRNNSVGVELSMSQWYPKMAEFDFEGWHADPYIAREFHGVWGDFDVSITIDKNYILGGTGYLKNNNEIGFGYEDQGKKVKKDPKAKTLTWHFTAPNVHDFTWAADKDYLHDVIKGPNNVDLHFLYKNNPKYIQNWKELEPLMVRVMDFYNKTVGDYPYKQYSFIQGGDGGMEYAMCTLMLGTGTAQDMLDAAPHELAHSWFQHVLASNESKHPWMDEGFSTYIEYLALNEIPVKKAENPFKSIYPTYYALVESGKEQPMSTHGDRYDINKAYTVGTYYKGALFLTQLEYLIGTENTRKALKRFYNEFKFKHPTPNDIKRTAERVSGANLDWYLTDWTQTLNTIDYGIKNIESATDGVQRTGVSLVRIGRIPMPMDILVEYTDGTKESFYIPLRMMNFEKENPTPEIKRTVLSDWTWANPNYFFEIPKAKSSIKKITIDPSGLMADVKRDNNVYEVK from the coding sequence ATGAACAATAAATTTTTATTTGGTTTTATTTTACTAAGTATCTCTTCTTCTTTTGCGCAATCCAAAGGATATTGGCAGCAAAAAGCAGATTACACTATGGATGTGTCGATGGATGTAAAAAACTACCAATACAAAGGAAAACAAAAACTGGTTTATACTAATAATTCTGCTGACACGCTGAGCCGTGTTTACTATCATTTATTCAATAATGCTTTTCAGCCTGGAAGTGAAATGGACATGCGTGCTCAAACTATTGCCAATCCGGACGCAAGGTTTGTTACTAAAAATAAGGAAAGCCGAATAGCTAAATTACAGCCTAATGAAATTGGTTATTTGAAAATTTCTAACTTCAGGCAGGATGGCGTTTCTGCCGTGACTAAAGAAGTTAGTACTATTCTCGAAGTGACCTTGGCAAAACCGATTCTTCCAGGGAAATCAACAACTTTGACTTTAGACTTTGATGGTCAGGTTCCGGTTCAGATTCGTCGTTCAGGCAGAAATAATTCGGTTGGTGTTGAACTTTCGATGTCGCAATGGTATCCAAAAATGGCGGAATTTGATTTTGAAGGTTGGCATGCTGACCCTTATATTGCAAGAGAATTTCATGGTGTTTGGGGCGATTTTGATGTTAGCATTACCATTGACAAAAATTACATTCTTGGTGGAACGGGTTATTTAAAAAACAATAACGAGATTGGTTTTGGTTACGAAGACCAAGGCAAAAAAGTAAAAAAAGATCCGAAAGCCAAAACACTAACCTGGCATTTTACTGCGCCAAATGTTCACGACTTTACCTGGGCTGCTGACAAAGATTATCTTCACGATGTGATCAAAGGACCAAATAACGTTGACTTGCATTTTCTTTATAAAAACAATCCAAAATACATTCAGAATTGGAAAGAACTTGAGCCATTGATGGTCCGAGTAATGGATTTTTATAATAAAACTGTTGGTGATTATCCATACAAACAATACTCTTTTATTCAGGGCGGCGATGGCGGAATGGAATATGCCATGTGCACCTTGATGCTTGGAACCGGAACCGCACAAGACATGTTGGATGCAGCGCCACACGAATTAGCGCATTCCTGGTTTCAACATGTTTTAGCTTCCAATGAATCCAAACATCCATGGATGGACGAAGGCTTTTCAACCTATATTGAATATTTGGCGTTGAATGAAATTCCGGTTAAAAAAGCTGAAAATCCTTTTAAATCAATCTATCCGACTTATTACGCTTTGGTAGAGTCCGGAAAAGAACAACCAATGTCAACGCATGGTGACAGGTATGATATCAACAAGGCTTATACTGTTGGCACTTATTACAAAGGCGCGCTTTTCCTGACACAATTAGAATACCTCATCGGAACAGAAAATACCAGAAAAGCTTTGAAACGTTTTTATAACGAATTCAAATTCAAACATCCTACGCCGAATGATATTAAGCGAACTGCCGAACGTGTTTCGGGTGCGAATTTAGATTGGTATCTAACCGATTGGACCCAAACACTGAACACGATTGATTACGGAATTAAAAATATCGAAAGCGCAACGGACGGTGTACAAAGAACAGGTGTTTCTTTAGTAAGAATTGGCAGAATACCAATGCCGATGGATATTTTAGTAGAATATACCGATGGTACAAAAGAGAGTTTTTACATTCCGTTGCGAATGATGAATTTTGAAAAAGAAAACCCAACTCCTGAAATTAAGCGAACTGTTTTGTCAGATTGGACTTGGGCGAATCCAAATTATTTCTTTGAAATTCCAAAAGCAAAATCTTCTATTAAAAAAATCACGATTGATCCGAGCGGTTTAATGGCCGATGTGAAACGGGATAATAATGTTTATGAAGTGAAATAA
- the rnpA gene encoding ribonuclease P protein component, translated as MDFSYPKIEKLKSKKIIDLLFSEGKSVSKYPLRLVYVKHDFEEDVPLKIGVSVSKKYFKNAVDRNYFKRVLRETYRLNKQLLIENLEAKYCFMFFYQTNERLSYQEINQKTVQLFEKFVKVIQEENNGN; from the coding sequence ATGGATTTCTCCTATCCAAAAATCGAAAAACTTAAAAGCAAAAAAATTATCGATTTACTTTTTTCCGAAGGCAAATCGGTGAGTAAATATCCGTTGCGTCTGGTTTATGTAAAACATGATTTTGAAGAAGATGTGCCTTTAAAAATTGGCGTTTCGGTATCCAAAAAATATTTTAAAAATGCCGTTGACCGGAATTATTTCAAGCGCGTTTTACGAGAAACTTATCGGTTAAACAAACAACTTTTGATTGAAAACCTTGAGGCTAAATATTGCTTTATGTTTTTTTATCAAACCAATGAAAGGTTATCTTATCAGGAAATAAATCAAAAGACTGTTCAGCTTTTCGAGAAGTTTGTCAAAGTTATTCAAGAAGAGAATAATGGGAACTAA
- a CDS encoding DUF4349 domain-containing protein, with amino-acid sequence MKTLSLICSFFILLFTACKQSNAEASANKDMMRYAAVDSVAVEADDTAAYDSYSDTKVAAVSLNMPPKEIEETIETKIIKSGNLRFQTDDLEQTYSQIQSAVKKYKALVKNDSQENNDYQFSRSINIRIPNQHFDAFIADISKGVKYFDTKEISSQDVTEEYIDVASRIKTKKILEQRYLELLKKANKVSEMLEIEGELSDIREEIEAKEGRLRYLQNKVSMSTLDITFYKPVAQGGKATVSYGGRIGNAIVSGFNSISNFFIGLLGIWPVIVTLVVVFILIRKRFKRKNKKDVIEN; translated from the coding sequence ATGAAAACTCTCTCTCTAATTTGTTCCTTTTTTATTTTATTGTTTACGGCTTGCAAACAGTCTAATGCTGAAGCTAGTGCCAATAAAGACATGATGAGGTATGCCGCAGTTGATTCTGTTGCGGTTGAAGCTGATGATACTGCTGCTTATGATTCTTATAGCGATACCAAGGTTGCCGCAGTAAGCCTAAACATGCCTCCAAAAGAAATAGAAGAAACTATTGAAACCAAAATCATCAAATCGGGGAATTTGCGATTTCAAACGGATGATTTAGAACAAACTTATAGTCAGATTCAAAGTGCTGTAAAAAAATACAAGGCTTTGGTAAAAAATGATTCACAGGAGAATAACGATTATCAGTTTTCGAGAAGTATCAACATCAGAATCCCAAATCAGCATTTTGATGCTTTTATTGCTGATATTTCAAAAGGCGTAAAATATTTTGACACTAAAGAAATTTCTTCACAAGATGTGACAGAGGAATATATTGATGTTGCGTCCAGAATTAAGACAAAAAAAATATTGGAACAACGCTATTTGGAGTTATTGAAAAAGGCCAATAAAGTTTCGGAAATGCTCGAAATTGAAGGCGAGCTTTCTGATATCAGAGAAGAGATTGAAGCCAAGGAAGGAAGATTGAGATATCTTCAAAACAAAGTGTCCATGAGCACTTTAGACATAACTTTTTATAAACCTGTAGCGCAAGGCGGCAAAGCAACTGTTTCCTATGGCGGAAGAATTGGCAACGCCATTGTCTCGGGCTTTAATAGTATTTCAAATTTCTTTATTGGGTTGTTAGGAATTTGGCCAGTAATTGTTACATTAGTTGTCGTATTCATACTAATCAGAAAACGATTTAAAAGAAAAAATAAAAAAGATGTTATCGAAAATTAA
- a CDS encoding S41 family peptidase, producing the protein MLSKIKKRYFIPAILSIFLLVGVSFKDDFFEISKQIEIFTTLFKTINQNYVDETNPAELMDKAIKSMLADLDPYTNYFNEQDVIKFKINNTGEYTGIGAMITRKEDKIIIKEPYKGFPADKAGLKAGDEIIQIGDVLLADFKDDASQLVKGAKGTKINIKYLRQGKAMTTDLILDEVAVKAVPFYGMVDAKTGYIVLSQFNQKTSFETKEALEKLKGDGATQIILDLRGNPGGLLNEAVNVCNLFVPKNEIIVTTKSKNSKYNNTYKTSREPIDTEIPLVVIVDGKSASASEIVSGALQDLDRAVIVGSRSYGKGLVQRPIDMTYGTQVKVTISKYYTPSGRCIQALNYSHKDKNGKAIRTEEKNYNAFKTKKGRTVYDGGGILPDVVLENTKTSTIAEALQKNDGIFNYVTYYYYKNPTLGDKIPTITDADLADFKAFLKREKIAFDTETEVALRNTLEKAKKENVDTAIAAEYQQLLTALEKSEETLIDKNQKEIKNLILDEIIKRYQYKEGLYQYYVKSNFEIKKSIEVLNDKSQYNSILKI; encoded by the coding sequence ATGTTATCGAAAATTAAAAAAAGATATTTTATTCCGGCCATCCTGAGCATTTTTCTCTTGGTTGGCGTTAGTTTTAAAGACGATTTCTTCGAAATTTCAAAGCAAATTGAAATCTTCACCACGCTTTTTAAGACTATTAATCAAAACTATGTAGACGAAACAAATCCCGCAGAATTGATGGACAAAGCCATCAAAAGCATGTTGGCCGATTTGGATCCATACACCAATTATTTCAACGAACAGGATGTTATCAAATTCAAAATAAATAACACCGGCGAGTACACTGGAATTGGCGCCATGATTACCCGAAAAGAAGACAAAATCATCATAAAAGAACCATACAAAGGATTTCCTGCGGACAAAGCCGGATTAAAAGCCGGTGATGAAATTATACAAATTGGCGATGTGCTTTTAGCCGATTTTAAAGACGATGCATCGCAATTGGTGAAAGGTGCGAAAGGCACTAAAATTAACATCAAATATTTACGCCAGGGAAAAGCAATGACAACCGATTTAATCCTTGATGAAGTTGCTGTAAAAGCAGTTCCTTTTTACGGAATGGTTGATGCTAAAACGGGGTATATTGTGTTGTCGCAATTCAACCAAAAAACTTCGTTTGAAACCAAAGAAGCATTGGAAAAACTAAAAGGGGATGGTGCCACGCAAATTATTTTAGACCTACGCGGAAATCCGGGTGGATTATTGAATGAAGCTGTAAATGTTTGCAATCTTTTTGTACCAAAAAATGAAATCATTGTAACAACAAAGTCAAAAAATTCCAAATACAACAACACCTATAAAACTTCGCGTGAGCCAATTGACACTGAAATCCCATTGGTGGTTATTGTTGATGGGAAAAGTGCTTCCGCTTCGGAAATTGTTTCCGGTGCTTTGCAGGATTTAGACAGAGCCGTAATTGTTGGAAGCAGAAGTTATGGCAAAGGATTGGTGCAACGTCCAATTGATATGACTTATGGAACGCAGGTTAAAGTAACTATTTCCAAATATTATACACCATCAGGAAGATGTATTCAGGCATTGAATTATTCACATAAAGACAAAAACGGAAAAGCTATCCGAACTGAAGAGAAAAATTATAACGCTTTCAAAACCAAAAAAGGAAGAACGGTTTATGATGGTGGCGGAATTTTACCGGACGTAGTTTTGGAAAATACCAAAACAAGCACGATAGCTGAAGCCTTGCAGAAAAATGATGGGATTTTTAATTATGTAACGTATTACTATTACAAAAACCCAACGCTTGGCGATAAAATTCCAACGATTACGGATGCAGATTTAGCTGATTTTAAAGCCTTCCTAAAAAGAGAAAAAATAGCATTTGATACCGAAACCGAAGTGGCTTTAAGAAACACTTTAGAAAAAGCGAAGAAAGAAAATGTTGATACTGCCATTGCGGCTGAATACCAACAATTGCTAACGGCTTTGGAAAAAAGTGAGGAAACATTGATAGACAAAAATCAAAAAGAAATCAAGAATTTGATTTTGGATGAGATTATAAAAAGATACCAATACAAAGAAGGATTGTATCAGTATTATGTCAAAAGCAATTTTGAAATTAAGAAGTCTATCGAAGTCTTAAACGACAAATCACAGTATAATTCGATTTTGAAAATTTAG
- a CDS encoding OmpA family protein has protein sequence MKFLKFLPLLFCYFLQAQEEVVHSVYFEFDKFTLNEKEVNEAIDFIKKTDSTRIEDIQIFGYTDDVGKDAYNFKLSTKRATAIRDKFVESGIKSKIIVTIEGKGRILIEDDIVENLPEKRSKNRRVDVVAHLKPLPKIVIPGFYNTIQKNHIIGDHVYLNNILFERGSSKLPFKSKTELDRIARLLMKYKNLQFEIQGHVCCTPPYQKEAIDLDTRKRQLSINRAESVYKYLLFKKIAKDRMTFKGYGNTVPLGKGADYDRRVELVITKI, from the coding sequence ATGAAGTTCTTAAAGTTTTTACCCTTATTGTTTTGTTATTTTCTTCAGGCACAAGAAGAAGTAGTTCATTCTGTTTATTTTGAATTTGACAAATTTACTTTGAATGAAAAAGAAGTAAATGAAGCCATCGATTTTATCAAAAAAACCGATTCTACCCGAATTGAAGACATTCAGATTTTTGGTTACACCGATGATGTTGGAAAAGATGCTTATAATTTTAAGCTTTCTACAAAACGTGCTACTGCCATTAGGGACAAATTCGTCGAAAGCGGCATTAAAAGTAAAATCATTGTAACCATTGAAGGCAAAGGACGAATTTTGATTGAGGATGATATCGTAGAAAATCTTCCTGAAAAACGTTCTAAAAATCGTCGTGTCGATGTAGTGGCTCACTTAAAACCTTTGCCGAAAATTGTAATTCCCGGATTTTACAATACGATTCAAAAAAACCACATTATTGGCGATCACGTTTATTTGAATAATATTTTATTTGAAAGAGGAAGCAGCAAATTACCTTTTAAATCGAAAACAGAATTGGACAGAATTGCCCGTTTGCTTATGAAATACAAGAACCTTCAATTTGAAATTCAGGGACATGTGTGCTGCACGCCGCCATATCAAAAAGAAGCTATTGATTTAGACACCAGAAAACGCCAACTTTCCATCAACAGAGCCGAATCGGTTTATAAATATTTACTATTTAAAAAAATAGCCAAAGACCGCATGACTTTCAAAGGTTATGGAAACACCGTTCCGCTTGGCAAAGGTGCAGATTACGATAGAAGAGTAGAGTTGGTTATCACAAAAATCTAA